Part of the Candidatus Micrarchaeota archaeon genome, TCTTTATCTATCCTCCACTGATACGTGTTCAACTTGCCGCGGTAAAACTGTGAAGCTATGCCGTAACCTATAAACGTTCCTCCAACTACACCGCTTCCGACCAGGAGCGCGACCGTAGCGATACGACGAAACTTTCGAGCGGTTTTCATGTATTTATTGTGTTAATTCACGTTTAAAAATGTATCACCGTATGTATTGCTGTTTTAAAAATGTAGCGCTTTCTTTTTACCTTTGGTTGTTTTTTCTTTCTCCTTCCTTTCTCTACCCGTCACTCCTCCCTTGAGTTTGTGATACTCCTCGTCTATTCTTGATTTAATGTTTTCTATCCTTTCCTTCATGATAAGTACCTGCTCTTTGCTGTATCCCTCTTTTGTCAGTCTATCCAATTCGTTGTAGAATCTGTCAACAGCATTTTTAACCGTGACCGGGTTTTCCTTTGTCATCTGCAACAGTAATGACCCGGCAACCGATGAAGTACGCGTGCTCAAAGGTTCTGCGTATTCCCATAACAGAAGTTTTATCGACTCTTCCGACCCTATACTCCCCAAAACGTATTCTGTTAGAAGGATGATTTTCCTGTTATTCTTATTTCGTAGCGGAGTGGGGTCCGGACCCATCACCAGTCCTGCGAAAGCGAGCACGGAGGGTTCCACTTCTTTCGTGCTCGGTGAGGTTGTCAACCCGCTCAGGAGAAATTCTATACCCCTTTTATCTTCGAAGACGGGTTTTTCATAGGATTTCTCTTTGTACAATTCAGCGATGTGTGAAAGGTAATCCGAAACCCTTGTTACGAACTCGGTTCTCGGCATAGATGTAAGTAACTTCATAGCCATTTCTCTGGTTGACCTGTTCATCTTTCTGTCCAAAGCGATGTCGGTTATCAGCGTTGCATAGTAATCCTCCATCTGAACATTCTCCTCGCCTATCTTGACCCTTTCATTACCTTTTCTCTCAAACAACCTCTCAAGTTCTTCTGTGTGAGCGGACAGGTATTGCAGGACCGTTTTAAGTATCTTTTTGTGTTTGATATCGATCAGTTTATGTTTGGTTTGTGTATAACTGATTCTCAACCTCTCCAGCAACGCATAGTTTATCTCGTCTAAAGTCTCGTTGAACAGGAGATCATTAAATCTTTCAGCCGCCTTCAGCACCCTGCGGATATTCTTCAGATTTATCTTTTTGTGTTCTGCCTCCACCTCTTTGTACGTCATTACCAGAATCTCCTGGTTCAGCACCTCGCGAACTACCGGCAGTTTGATTTCCCGGATTAGCGTTTCAGCGTACGATTGAACGTCTTTCGGAGCACGTTCGATAGCCGCGGAGACGATTATCGATGCGTAATACTCATCCTCGTTCCATATCCCCCTTTCTGTAACCCGAACGTTGCCTTTCACATGCCCTAAGAACCTGCGTATTCTATCTAGATGCAGACTCATATAATACAGTATGAGTTTCATCCTCATTGTGATATCTCTCTTCTCAGACCCGCTTGCCTTTTGCCATTCACCAAGGTCTTTATTCAACGTAAGGAACAGTTCCTTGTGAACATGGTCGAAAGCGTCCTTAGGAAAATAACGCATATATTCGGATAGCAATCCAAAGTATTCTTTCACATGGTAGATCGGCATTTCTCTGAGATACTTCGCACTCTCGACCAACCAGTCAACCGTCTTGTTGTAGATACCCATTTTCCCATAGGCCTTGACCATCTGTAGTAACAGGTGACATTTTGATGGCATGTCTCCTAAAGATACTACCCTGTTCTCAACAAGGGAAAGATAGTATGCATACCTGTCCCGAACAAAGTTTAAGTCCTCGGGAGCCGACAACTTCGCTTCTCCGAAGTATCTCTGTAGTATAATTTCTATTAGAGTGTGATAGAGCCGAAATTGGTTATGCTCTGCCACCTCTGCGGTTAACTCTTCGATCCTCTTATCCATCGTCTCCCTGACGTGTTTATTGATCATTGTCCAATCAACATCCCGCAACGTGTCGAGCGCGTCTGATAATAGTACCGGAGAACGCGTTAGAAGAATGAGGGTTTCAACAACATCCGAACTGTTCCGGTAACGGCCAAGGTATTTGATCACGTTTGAAGCAAAGGTTATGTAGTTAAACTTCAACGTTTTCAGCGATACGGATGGTTTCTTGGTAAACAGGTCAAAGTTTGTCCTCATTACATGGAGCAGGAAAGGGACCAACCTTTCTCCGTATTTCCTTTCCAAACGACCCCTTGTTATGTTTCCGATGCCTACTCTACCCATTTTTACTATCTTTTCAAACAGTTCTTTTCCTTCTTCTTCTCCGAACATGTCGTACAGATATTTCTTTAAATCTTTATCATTTTTGAACAACAATCTTTCTTTCTTGCTTTTATCTTTTGAACGTTTATCCATACCCCTCACCTTTTAATGCACTCATCCTACCGCAAATGTTCAAATTTAAACACAACCCTATTGGTGTTTTCAAAATTTATAACCTTTTTGGTCTCCATGATGAGACATACCATCCGAAATTACTTTCCCTCGTGGAAAAAGGCAAAAACAACACGGATAATTCCTGGGTAGATAAGAGAGATCTACAAGAGAATACATCGAAAGAAACTGAAAAAAGTGGAAACAAACCATAAATATATTTAAAAGTAGATGTCGATTAAATGAATGGGTGTGGGAGGGATGTGCCGATGGATAAAGATGTTGACATCCGACCGATTGTAGACGTGTTTCAAAATTTATACACTACCGTATATAAGGAAGACATCAGTCGTCTTGTTGCCAATTATCCTAACATAAAAAGTATCCATGTTGACTACAACGACCTGAACAGGTTCTCTCCTGAGACCGCGGACCTTCTTATAGAAGAGCCGGAGCTTGTGATAAAAGCGGCTGAAAAGGCTCTTCTCGAACTTAATCTCGTTGTCCTTCCAGGTATGGAATTCAGACCGCACGTCCGGTTTACCAATCTTCCGGACACCGGATTGATGATCGAACGGTTGAGCTCGAAACACATCGGTAAATTGGTTAATTTTAAAGGCGTGATTACCAAACGCGGTGAAATCATTCATAAGGTTCGCGTGGCCGTTTACAGATGCGAGCTGTGCGATACCGTGTACCGTGTTGAACTGGACGAGAACACAAAACCGCCTACTGTTTGCGAACGATGTAAACGGAGGTCATTACGATTAGTAGAAGATGAATGCGAGTTTATCGATATGCAACGCGGCGAGGTTCAGGAACTTTTGGAACGTGTCAAAGGAGGTACTCCGCCGGCACGTGTTGAATTGGTTTTTAAGGACGACCTCGTCAATTCAGTAATACCCGGTGACACGGTCGAAATAGTAGGTATTATGAAACTCAGGGAGTCCAAGGCATCCAGGAAAGGGAACAAACTCGTCTATACAAGGTATATAGAAGTCAATAACGTGCGGAAACTGCAACGCGAATTCGAAGAATTGGAGATCAGCGATGAAGAGGAACAAAGGATTAAAGAGTTTGCAAAGGACCCCAAAGTGTTCGAAAAGATTGTCGAATCCATCGCTCCTGGTATCTACGGGCATGAGGAGATCAAGAAGGCGATCGCTCTCCAACTGTTCGGCGGTACGAAAGACAAGACGATGCCCGGAGGGGTACCGATACGTGATGATATCCATCTTCTTTTGATCGGTGACCCCGGTGCGGCTAAGACAAAACTTTTACAGTACGTAGCCCAACTTGCTCCGAAAGGGATATACGTGTCCGGAAAATCCGTTTCCGGTGTCGGTCTGACCGCTTCGGCTGAACGCGACGAACTCAGTGAAGGCGGATGGACTCTGAAGGCAGGTGCATTGGTTCTTGCTTCGGGAGGTATTGCTACAATCGACGAGTTTGACAAGATCAGCAACGAAGACAGGTCGGCACTCCATGAGGCTATGGAATCCCAGACGATAAGTATCGCAAAGGCGGGTATAGTAGCGCGTCTCAAAGCCAAAACCGCCATCCTTGCCGCAGCCAATCCCCGTTACGGACGTTTCGACCCCAACAAACCACCGGTTGAACAGTTCGATATCCCGCCGACTCTGATGTCTCGGTTTGACCTTATATTTCCCATAATGGATGTCATCGATGAGAAACGTGACTCCGAACTCGCTGACAGGATATTAAGAACGCACAGAACTTTTGATCTGCCCGACCGTGAGAGGGTGGATGTCAAGACCGAGTTGTTGGACAGGGAGTTCTTGCGGAAGTATATCGCTTACGCGAGACAACACATCCGTCCCCAACTCACACCCGAGGCGGAGAGTAGAATTAAAGAGTACTACATCGAACTGAGGAAACTCGGTAAATCCACTCATACCGTTCCTATCACACCCCGACAGATCGAAGCGATAATCCGTATGGCTGAAGCATCGGCTAAGCTTCATCTTAGAGATAAGGTTGAAGTGAGCGATGCAGAACTTGCAATAAGTTTGGTTGATTTTATGCTTAAACGGATCTGCGTTGATAAAGAAACAGGGTCCATAGATATAGACACCACAATGACGGGTACCCCGAAGTCACAGAGGGACAAGTTGACAACGATATTCGATATAATCAGAGATATACAGAGGTTGTACGAAGATGTTGAGATCAACAAGGTTGTGGAGATGGCCAAGGAGTACAATATCGATGAACATACCGTGCGTAAGGTTATCGAACAACTTCTCATGCAAGGAGACCTCTACAAACCAAAACCGGGTCATGTGAGATTGGTTGAACCCGTGTAATATCTTCATAAGGTGTTTGGGAGTGAAATTCTTCGGATGGAATTGTAGAGGACAGAACGGTCATTCAAACGAACAGAACATGTTCACCATAATTCCGGTAGCTTACGAAGCTACAACAACATTCTTGAAGGGTACCGGTAAAGGACCGGAGTCCGTGCTCCTGGCTTCAAGACAACTCGAACCTTACGACTTTGAGCTTGACGTTCATGTGTGTGATTACGGGGTTGAAACCTTATCTATTATCCGTGAAGCGAATTATTCAGAGATGAGCAAAAAGGTCTCCGATTCTGTATCATCGGCACTTAAAACCAATTCTGTTCCCGTGGCTATAGGCGGTGAGCATACGATTACTTTACCGATAGTGTCCGCTGTTAATAAGGAGTACGGGAATGTCAGCGTGTTGTGGATAGATGCTCATGCGGATCTGGTGAACGAGTTCGAAAACGAGCGATACGCGCATTATACTGTGGGCAGAAGGGTGTACGAGACCGTCGATGGGAGAATGGGTTTTCTGGGCGTTCGCGTAATGAGTGAGGAGGAGAAGGTGTTTGTTGATGACCACCGAGTACCGGTTATAGGACCATTGTTTGATAAGAGAGAATTGTTGAACATGCTGAACAAGTTGAACGGTCCTCTCTACATATCCATAGATTTGGATGCACTGGACCCGGGTATCATGCCTTCTGTGGGTACTCCGGAACCGGGAGGATTAAGTTGGTACAAACTTATGGACCTTTTGATGACCGTTGCGGAACGTAATCACATAGTCGGGTTTGATGTTGTTGAATACTGTCCGATCAACGGGTTTGTACAACCTGCATATACGGTAGCGCGTCTGATTCAGAAGTTTATGAATTTTATTTACTTTAACAAACAAAAATAAAAATCAACGTTTCCCATCTTTTCATTTTTTACCTTCTTCCTGCCCTTGTCTGTGCACGGGTCTGAGCTGAGGGAATAGTATAACTTCACGGATGGACGGACTGTTTGTCAGAATCATTACCAATCGGTCGAGTCCTATTCCGATCCCTCCGGCGGGCGGCATACCGTATTCTAATGCTTCTACAAAATCGTAATCCATCGGATGATATTCACCGCGGAGTTTTCTCAGTTTAACCTGTTCTTCTAAAAGTTTCCTTTGGATTACTGGGTCGTTAAGTTCCGAATATGCGTTGGCAAGTTCTATCCCGTTAACGAAAAGTTCGAACCGTTCAACCAACCTGTCATCTTTACGGTGGAGTTTGCATAACGGGGTTGATTCTTTCGGATAATCTATTACGAATGTTGGTTCGATGAATTTGTCTTCACAGTATTTTTCAAACAGTTCGGTCATTGCTAAACCCCTGTTATACACAGGAAGTTCTATTTCGTTTTCTTTCAGCATCTTTTTTATTTCCTCATCAGGAGTAGTATCAAAATCTATGTCTGCATATTTCTTAAGGGCATCGATAAACCTAATCCTTTTCCATGGTCGTTCAAAATCCAATTCTACCCCTTGATATTCAATCGTAGTTGTCCCGTGGAGATGTTCGACAAGTCCGGATATCAGTTCCTCTGCAAGATCCATCATGTCGGTATAATCTTTGTACGCCCAATACGCTTCCATCTGTGTGAATTCGGGATTATGCCATCTGTCTACATCCTCGTTTCTGAAACATCTTGCTATCGAATAAACCTGTTTCATGCCGCCTATCAGTAACCGTTTAAGATACAGTTCCGGTGATATGGATAGGTACATGTCGGTCTCCCAGGCATTGGAGTGGGAGATAAACGGCTTTGCAAACGCGCCGCCGTAAACAGGTTGGAGAATGGGCACCTCCACTTCATCAAAACCTTTTTCGTCCATGAACTTCCTTATGTATTTGAATGTCTCAAACCTCTTCTTGAACACTTCTCTAACTTCCGGGTTCATTATAAGGTCCAGATACCGTTTTCTGTACCTGTCTTCGTAATCTTTAAGTCCGTGCCATTTTTCAGGTAGGGGCAACAACGCTTTGCTCAGTACACAGACATCCAGGATCATTACAGTGAGTTCTCCACGTTTCGTTCTGAACACGTATCCTTTTATACCGACGATATCTCCTACATCTATGAACCGTTTCACTATGCTGAATTGAGTTGTTGGAGTAACGTCCGCTTTCGCGCATGCCTGTATCTTACCATCGTAATCGTCGATGTCCAAGAAGATCAGTTTACCGAATTTTCGTTTAGCTTTCACCCGTCCGGCTATCGAATAAATCTCATCCTCTCTTGATTCTTCGTTCTTTAGACCCCCGTATCTCTTGTGCAGTTCTACAGAACTGATGTTGACATCGAATCTGTAAGGATATACAACGATGCCTTCCTTTTTCATCTCATCTATGATGTTGAGCCTGGTTTTTCTTACATCGTCCAAACTCACTCCTTTCACCCCATTCTCCCTTATCCGATTCGACAGCAAAACACATTTAGAGTTTTTATAGGCATAACATTTTTAAACAGGTTGTGTAATTGTGTAATACCGTTGTTCTCTAATTTAATAGTGAGAAAAATCTTTCGGAGGTGAGACCTGTGCCAGCAATAGAAGTCGGACGGGTTTGCATGAAAACCAAGGGTCGTGATGCCGGTCATAGATGCGTGATAGTTAAAGTGGTGGATGATAACACGGTAATCATCAGGTCCAAGGTTAGGAAAAAAGACCGTAGGTGTTCCATCAGACATATCGACCCGTTACCTATCAAGGTTGACATCAATAACCAGGACGAGGTTGAGGCAGCACTCAACGGATAAATCCTAACCGCTTTTTGTGTGTATCTATGATCAAAGGTCCTGAAGAGCGCAGTGTCCCGGAATTGCTTGAGACAGGGATAGTGATCCTGGATAAACCACCGTATGCTAATTCTCACGAGGTTGCCGTATGGGTTCGGCGGATACTCCATGTGAGAAAATCCGGTCATGCAGGTACGCTTGACCCGATGGTTACCGGTGTGCTTCCGGTAGGTCTCAACAGGGCTACTGCGTTGTTGCATTATCTTACCAAAAAGGAAAAGGTCTACGTGGGAATAATCAGGTTTTCCGAGCCCCAGACCCTGGAGAATGTGCAGAAGATGTTCGATGCTTTTACGGGTGAGATCGTCCAATTGCCTCCGCGTAAATGCGCAGTCAAACGCGTTCCGCGGAAGAGGACTGTCTACTATTTCAACGCATTGGAAATAGACGAGCGCGGAAAAGATGTTTTGTTTGAAGTTAAATGTCAGGCCGGAACCTATGTGCGGGCATTGGTTCGTGATATCGCTTACAAGTTCGGTGTTCACACGAGGTTAATGGAGTTGAGACGGACCGCCGTCGGACACATAACCGAGGACTTGGCACATACGTTACAGGAACTTGTCGATGCTTACTGGTTCTATGAAACAATGAACGATGAAACTTTCCTGAGAAAGGTTGTACAACCTGTTGAGAAGGTTATGGATCTACCTACGGTCACCGTTAACAACAATGCGATATTATCACTTACTCACGGTGCACCGTTATACGCACCGGGTGTTGTCTCGGTTGATCGGTTTCGTGCAGGGGACGTGATCGCTGTTATTACGGAATCCGGAACGTTGGTAGAGGTGGCCAGAGCCGTGTACGATTCCGATGAAATGTTGAAGATGGAAAAGGGCAAGGTCGCTGATCCGGTCCGTGTCATCTTACACCCCGAAGATCTGACCGTAAAAGATAGGACGGATTCGTGAGGCTGAGTGGTATGGAGAATCGGAAAGTTTATGTGTCCGCCTTGTCCTCTCTGCACGACACAGGTAACCATCCAGAGAATCAAAGAAGAATAGACGTAATAGTTTCTTATCTCAGGGAGAGAAGAGTTCCTTTGGTAGAGGTTGTTGATAAAGCAGATCCGTCGGACCTGACAGTGGTCCATTCTCAAAAGTATATCGCGTTGATCGAGAAACTTTCCGAAGGCCGCGCTGACTTTGGTGATAACGTGTTCGTTGAGGGAACGTTTGATGCAGCATTGAACGCTGCTGAAACATCGTTCATAGGGGTTGTAAACAACGGGTTTGCAGTTGTACGGCCGCCGGGTCATCATGCGTCCAAAGAAAGGTTTGAAGGGTTCTGTTTCTTTAACAATGTCGGATACGCGGTCGAGCGCGGGATAAGGGAAGGTCTGTTCCGGAGACCGCTCATAGTTGATATAGATGCCCATTACGGTAACGGCACCGCCGCATTGTTCAAAGATAAACCAGAAGTGTTTTATCTATCTCTGCATATCGATCCGGAGAGGTTCTACCCCGGGGTACGTCCGATCATCTCAGACCATCAAAGATGTGTCACCCTATCCTTAGAAACTGATGACCGTGCGTATGTGTCTATCTTCCGAAGAGAATTTGAAGACGCCGTTGGGTCACATCAGCCCGATAAGGTCGTTGTGAGCGTAGGTTTTGACACGTTTTATCTCGACCCGGTGGCAGGGCTGAACATTCGCGATCCGCGGACGTACTGCACAATTGCCGAAGTTATCCGTTCAGTAGACCTACCCGTTGCAGCGGTTTTGGAAGGAGGTTACAATCTTTCCTATTTGGGCGAATGCGCTTATCAGTTCTATTCCGGTTTATGCGGGACCGGGGACAACAAAAAATTAGGTTTTTAAAATGTTTCAATCTTCAATCTAAAACAGACCCGACAAAATTGTGACGGGCCCGTAGCTCAGCTTGGATAGAGCGGCTGCCTCCTATCTGCTCAGGTTCTGAGGGTAAGCAGTAGGTCGAGGGTTCGAATCCCTCCGGGCCCGTCGGTCAACATCATATCTTTATTTAACCATATATCCTATCTTTTTGAAACATTTATAAACTTCAAACGTCAATACAATTATCATGAAATCGAAATTTCGACAGAAAGGGAAAAAGAAATCTCAAAATCGCACCAATAACAATAATAACAATCTTAAACAGCGTACATCGCGCAGTCGTTCTATTAACGAGTTTAAAAAATACCTTCTGATAGGTGTCGTATCGGCGTCCGTACTGATCGGTGAATACATTTTTCTTTATCACAATACAAAGAAGGTTCGGGAACAACGTATCAGGGAAGGTACCGCAGCAACTACTGTATCTTTAAACGATAAGAATTTAAACGATATGAAAAAGAAACAGGTGTTTGAGTTGGGCTGCAAACTGATGGATTATATGTTTTCGTTTCCGCCCAAAGATTATGCTAGTGTTGCAGAATACACTCGCGAAGTCAACCGATATCTTTCTTTGATAAAACAGAAGTTCGGTATAGATTACGGTCAAATTTCGTTACCTACGGATTTTCCGATCTTAAATAAGAAGTTGTACGTCATCTCTGCCAACGGTTCCGAGCCCAACGTTGTGCTTATCAGGAGTGATCCGCGGTTTTTGGTCATGCATGAATTCTTCGGCGAGAATGTAGACCTGTTCATGGAATTTTTAGATTACTACATAAAACCTGATTCGGTGGATTATTCGAAAACCGATACAATTCTGTCTGCGGATATGATCATAAAGAAGAAGAAAGGCATGTGTTATGAGGAATCGGTAGTCTTTGCATCGTATTTGGAATCCATAGGCATACCTTCCCAGATACTTCTGTTTAACCCGCCGGATTCGAAGGGCTCGATAGGACACGCGGCCGTACGAGTCGTCTCAGGGAAATACAAAGGTCGCATATTCGACCCAGCGCTGAAAGTTGTCGCCCCAGGTTTCGAGAGTTATATCGTCTTCCTTTCCTCCCGTATGAAACAGTGGTATTCCAACGGACAGTATAGGGTGATCGTGGACCGTCTTTTCACAGAAGGTGAGTTACCCCCACCTGTTAAATCTATCTTGGAAAGAAATAACGATACTCGGGAGAATGAGGAAACTCTGCGATCCTTCTGGACTGCGATAGAAAATAAAGTGAAACAGGAGAGAAAGACGATGCCTGCTACTGAAGAGAACATACTGTTATTGCTTGAGAAGTACGGAAGGGTCGGATTTACCTGGAACGGTAGGAGTTGAAATTCGAAACGGTTCCTCCGTTTTCTTCAAGCCAGGTTTTTCGTTTTGATACTCCTCTTTTTTGTCATCTTCGTACCGTAAGGACATATCTTATTGAGGAGACATTCATCGCATCTCGGTTTGATAGGTTTACAGACTGATCTTCCAAAGGTTACTAAGAGATGGTTAATCGTTTTCCAGTATTTTTTCGGAAGTTTCTTTCTGAGTATGTATTCGGTTTCTTCCGGGGTTTTGGTGTGCACGTACCCCCATCGGTTCATTATCCTGTGAACATGTGTGTCAACACAGATCCCAGGTTTGTCGAACCCGAGCACTAACACCAGATTAGCGGTCTTCCGTCCGACACCGGGAAGTTTGACAAGTTCCTCTATCGTGTCAGGTACCCTACCACCGTATCTGTTTATCAGCATTTTTGCAAGTTCTTTCAACTTACGTGCTTTGACCTTGTAGAATCCTGCAGGGTAGATTAGACGTTCTATTTCTAAAACGTTCATTTTAGCAAGCTGTTCGGGTGTGCCCGCCTTTGAAAAGAGACGTCGTGCAACATCGTGAGTTACCTCGTCCTTAGTTCTTGCACTGATCACCGTAGCGACGAGGATTTTAAAAGGGTCTCTATCGGCAGATTCGGGCACCGCCATAGTCATATCTTTCGGTATCATCCTTCTAACAGTTTTGAGTACGTAATCAATGTTTTTATTGGTGATCATCGGATATCGTGGGGATAGTAAGGTTTATAAATAGGTCTGTCAGTATTTATACGGTTGCAGTAGAACGCCCCCATCTCGGGACGTGACCGTTCCTCGCGGTTACGTTGCCCGTTGTTTCAACGGGTAGGCAAGGAAGAGGACTTGTTGGTCCCGGTTCTACTGGAAAAACTGAAGAGCTGCCGGGGTGGCGGAACCAGGTAACGCGCACGACTGGAGTCGTTATCATGCGCGTTTGACCAGTAATCGTGTGCCCGCAAGGGCTTGAGGGTTCAAACAGGTCCTTTCGTTATGAGAGGGCTTTGGAAAATCCCTCCCCCGGCGCTTTATATGATATGATGTGATGTTGATGAAAAAAATAATGTGTAATTCGGTTGGAAGGTGATATGCGATGGGTGTGAAGAAATCTGCAAAAAAGACGAAAAGAAACGTAGAAAAGCACCGGGCTACTAAGAAAGAGAATGCTGATAAAGAGAATGCTGATGAAAATATCAAAGGGATTGTTCGTATTTGCAACCAGGACATTAACGGGTATTATCCGTTGTACAAAGCACTTTGGCAGATCAAAGGTGTTGGCCTGAACCTTGCATCCATTCTATCAGAAATCGCTTCCAATAGGTTGGGCATAAAAGAAGATGTGCCTATAGGTTCTCTGGAGGATGAACAGATAGACCAACTCGAAGATATAATATATCATCCCGCTAACTATAACGTCCCGGAGTATCTTCTTAATCGGAGACGTGATCCGGTTACCGGCGAGACAAAACATCTGATAGGAAACGACATCGTTATGGCGGTACGGTCAGACAAGCAAAGGTTGATGGCGATGAAATCGTGGAGAGGTATGCGACATCAAACTAAGAAAGGTAAGGTGAGAGGCCAGAGAACCAGGAGCACAGGACGCGGTAAGGTTGCGGTAGGTGTGATAAGAAGGTCTGTCCGTGCTAAGATGGGTGGTGGCCAAAAGACTGGACAAAAATCCGAAAAGAAGAAAAAATAAGGGTGGTGTGAATGGGTGATCCAAGAAAACTTAAAAGAACATATTCAAGACCTCGAATACTATGGGATAAAGAACGGATCCGGGAGGAAAGGGCGTTGCTCAAAGAGTACGGTCTTAAGAATATGCGGGAACTGTGGAGGGCTGCTTCGCAGTTAAGAGCTATTCGGAGACAGGCTCGACAATTCCTGGCATTGG contains:
- a CDS encoding minichromosome maintenance protein MCM — its product is MDKDVDIRPIVDVFQNLYTTVYKEDISRLVANYPNIKSIHVDYNDLNRFSPETADLLIEEPELVIKAAEKALLELNLVVLPGMEFRPHVRFTNLPDTGLMIERLSSKHIGKLVNFKGVITKRGEIIHKVRVAVYRCELCDTVYRVELDENTKPPTVCERCKRRSLRLVEDECEFIDMQRGEVQELLERVKGGTPPARVELVFKDDLVNSVIPGDTVEIVGIMKLRESKASRKGNKLVYTRYIEVNNVRKLQREFEELEISDEEEQRIKEFAKDPKVFEKIVESIAPGIYGHEEIKKAIALQLFGGTKDKTMPGGVPIRDDIHLLLIGDPGAAKTKLLQYVAQLAPKGIYVSGKSVSGVGLTASAERDELSEGGWTLKAGALVLASGGIATIDEFDKISNEDRSALHEAMESQTISIAKAGIVARLKAKTAILAAANPRYGRFDPNKPPVEQFDIPPTLMSRFDLIFPIMDVIDEKRDSELADRILRTHRTFDLPDRERVDVKTELLDREFLRKYIAYARQHIRPQLTPEAESRIKEYYIELRKLGKSTHTVPITPRQIEAIIRMAEASAKLHLRDKVEVSDAELAISLVDFMLKRICVDKETGSIDIDTTMTGTPKSQRDKLTTIFDIIRDIQRLYEDVEINKVVEMAKEYNIDEHTVRKVIEQLLMQGDLYKPKPGHVRLVEPV
- the lysS gene encoding lysine--tRNA ligase, which translates into the protein MKKEGIVVYPYRFDVNISSVELHKRYGGLKNEESREDEIYSIAGRVKAKRKFGKLIFLDIDDYDGKIQACAKADVTPTTQFSIVKRFIDVGDIVGIKGYVFRTKRGELTVMILDVCVLSKALLPLPEKWHGLKDYEDRYRKRYLDLIMNPEVREVFKKRFETFKYIRKFMDEKGFDEVEVPILQPVYGGAFAKPFISHSNAWETDMYLSISPELYLKRLLIGGMKQVYSIARCFRNEDVDRWHNPEFTQMEAYWAYKDYTDMMDLAEELISGLVEHLHGTTTIEYQGVELDFERPWKRIRFIDALKKYADIDFDTTPDEEIKKMLKENEIELPVYNRGLAMTELFEKYCEDKFIEPTFVIDYPKESTPLCKLHRKDDRLVERFELFVNGIELANAYSELNDPVIQRKLLEEQVKLRKLRGEYHPMDYDFVEALEYGMPPAGGIGIGLDRLVMILTNSPSIREVILFPQLRPVHRQGQEEGKK
- the rpsM gene encoding 30S ribosomal protein S13; translation: MGVKKSAKKTKRNVEKHRATKKENADKENADENIKGIVRICNQDINGYYPLYKALWQIKGVGLNLASILSEIASNRLGIKEDVPIGSLEDEQIDQLEDIIYHPANYNVPEYLLNRRRDPVTGETKHLIGNDIVMAVRSDKQRLMAMKSWRGMRHQTKKGKVRGQRTRSTGRGKVAVGVIRRSVRAKMGGGQKTGQKSEKKKK
- a CDS encoding 50S ribosomal protein L14e, which gives rise to MPAIEVGRVCMKTKGRDAGHRCVIVKVVDDNTVIIRSKVRKKDRRCSIRHIDPLPIKVDINNQDEVEAALNG
- the speB gene encoding agmatinase, with amino-acid sequence MKFFGWNCRGQNGHSNEQNMFTIIPVAYEATTTFLKGTGKGPESVLLASRQLEPYDFELDVHVCDYGVETLSIIREANYSEMSKKVSDSVSSALKTNSVPVAIGGEHTITLPIVSAVNKEYGNVSVLWIDAHADLVNEFENERYAHYTVGRRVYETVDGRMGFLGVRVMSEEEKVFVDDHRVPVIGPLFDKRELLNMLNKLNGPLYISIDLDALDPGIMPSVGTPEPGGLSWYKLMDLLMTVAERNHIVGFDVVEYCPINGFVQPAYTVARLIQKFMNFIYFNKQK
- a CDS encoding RNA-guided pseudouridylation complex pseudouridine synthase subunit Cbf5, with the translated sequence MIKGPEERSVPELLETGIVILDKPPYANSHEVAVWVRRILHVRKSGHAGTLDPMVTGVLPVGLNRATALLHYLTKKEKVYVGIIRFSEPQTLENVQKMFDAFTGEIVQLPPRKCAVKRVPRKRTVYYFNALEIDERGKDVLFEVKCQAGTYVRALVRDIAYKFGVHTRLMELRRTAVGHITEDLAHTLQELVDAYWFYETMNDETFLRKVVQPVEKVMDLPTVTVNNNAILSLTHGAPLYAPGVVSVDRFRAGDVIAVITESGTLVEVARAVYDSDEMLKMEKGKVADPVRVILHPEDLTVKDRTDS
- a CDS encoding transglutaminase domain-containing protein → MKSKFRQKGKKKSQNRTNNNNNNLKQRTSRSRSINEFKKYLLIGVVSASVLIGEYIFLYHNTKKVREQRIREGTAATTVSLNDKNLNDMKKKQVFELGCKLMDYMFSFPPKDYASVAEYTREVNRYLSLIKQKFGIDYGQISLPTDFPILNKKLYVISANGSEPNVVLIRSDPRFLVMHEFFGENVDLFMEFLDYYIKPDSVDYSKTDTILSADMIIKKKKGMCYEESVVFASYLESIGIPSQILLFNPPDSKGSIGHAAVRVVSGKYKGRIFDPALKVVAPGFESYIVFLSSRMKQWYSNGQYRVIVDRLFTEGELPPPVKSILERNNDTRENEETLRSFWTAIENKVKQERKTMPATEENILLLLEKYGRVGFTWNGRS
- a CDS encoding endonuclease III, whose amino-acid sequence is MITNKNIDYVLKTVRRMIPKDMTMAVPESADRDPFKILVATVISARTKDEVTHDVARRLFSKAGTPEQLAKMNVLEIERLIYPAGFYKVKARKLKELAKMLINRYGGRVPDTIEELVKLPGVGRKTANLVLVLGFDKPGICVDTHVHRIMNRWGYVHTKTPEETEYILRKKLPKKYWKTINHLLVTFGRSVCKPIKPRCDECLLNKICPYGTKMTKKRSIKTKNLA